Sequence from the Pseudomonadota bacterium genome:
TTCCCGTTCCCTTTCGCATTTCCGCGTTTCCCTTCTTTGCTCTGCGTGAAAAAGCCTGCTTTACGCATGGATTCACAGAGCTGAAAGAACAGGAAATTCTCGGCGCTTATACAAGCTTTACCCCCTCTGAGATGCAGGAACACTTTGGCGATGAGCTGACCAGCTTGAATCACCACCCGTTCCAAGAGCTTTACCGCATCAACAGCGCAGACGGCCTCACGCTGCGTACCACCCAACACGACAGCGACGATGCCGCCTTCGTCGAATGGATGGAAGGTTTTGTTTTGAAGAATCAAGACAACCCCTACGTCCCCAAAGTGCGTAGCTATGCGCGGTTCAACACTGGAAGAACCATCACCATCATGGAAGATCTCAGCCTCCTGCCCCATGAAAGGGGCATTAATACCGAGGTTCAAAATCTCAGCTGTTTTCTGTTGAGTTGTTTCTCTGACGAAAAACACCTCGTACGCGAGGCCCTTCGCGAAGGCTACGATGAGAAAACCTTGCTCGCAGCTCTGATCTTTATCAAGAAATACTCAGGGCACAACTCAAACCGCTATTCCCTTGGCATACAATCCTGCCTCGATCGGCAAGGCCAATTTGTGTTCTTGGACCCGCTTGTCGCCTAAGCTATCAATCGAAAAAGCCCCCATCTCGGGGGCTTTTTTTTATATCTTATGCTACTTCACTTTCTTCAGAAGCTCTTCTGCCACTTCATCCAAGTTACCATCTTCAATGGCTTTACGCAGTGTCTTCATCAGGTTTTGGTAGTAAGCAATATTGTGCCATGTCATCAGCGTGTTAAAGAAAGCTTCTTTAGAACGCATCATATGGCGCAGGTATGCCTTCGTGTAGTTCTTACATGTGTAGCAATCACATTCTGGATCAAGCGGGCTATCATCTAGCTCGTACTTCTCATGCTTCACCTTAATCACACCTTCACTTGTAAAGGCTTGGCCATTACGCGCATTACGTGTTGGCAGTACGCAGTCAAACATATCAATACCCATCTGCACACTGCGGATAATATCACTTGGATACCCAACTCCCATCATGTAGCGTGGTTTTTCAGGCTTCATAAAGTCTACTGTGTGATTTACCATTTCATCGTAAGTATCTTTCGAACCTGTTTCGTCAAACAACCATCCACCAAACGCGTAACCTTCAAAGTCAATCTCGTTGAGTTGCTCTACACTCATTTGGCGAAGGTCTTTATAATGCGCCCCTTGGATAATACCAAACTGTCCGTAGCCTTCACGCTTTACAAATGCATCACGTGAGCGCTTCGCCCAGCGTGTTGTCATCTCTAGGCTATCTTTTGCTTCTGTATAGCTCATACCCATGTGGCCACACTCATCAAGTACCATAGAAATTGTACTATCTAGCTTATACTGAATCTCAGTTGCCAATTCTGGCGTAAGGAACATATCCGAGCCATCAATGTGAGACTTGAACGTAACGCCCTCTTCTGTGAGTTTACGGATACCGTTAAGGCTATACACTTGGAACCCACCTGAGTCTGTTAGGATTGGCCCCGGCCAGTTCATAAACTTATGGAGTCCACCAAGCTTCTGCACAGTATCAGGCCCAGGA
This genomic interval carries:
- the tgt gene encoding tRNA guanosine(34) transglycosylase Tgt, which codes for MTEFKYELLSKDGRARRGRIHTAHGTIETPAFMPVGTAGSVKAMRPEDVKELGSDMILANTYHMWLRPGPDTVQKLGGLHKFMNWPGPILTDSGGFQVYSLNGIRKLTEEGVTFKSHIDGSDMFLTPELATEIQYKLDSTISMVLDECGHMGMSYTEAKDSLEMTTRWAKRSRDAFVKREGYGQFGIIQGAHYKDLRQMSVEQLNEIDFEGYAFGGWLFDETGSKDTYDEMVNHTVDFMKPEKPRYMMGVGYPSDIIRSVQMGIDMFDCVLPTRNARNGQAFTSEGVIKVKHEKYELDDSPLDPECDCYTCKNYTKAYLRHMMRSKEAFFNTLMTWHNIAYYQNLMKTLRKAIEDGNLDEVAEELLKKVK